From the genome of Paralichthys olivaceus isolate ysfri-2021 chromosome 4, ASM2471397v2, whole genome shotgun sequence:
ACAGgccagtttgttttgtttaaatctcCAGAAACAGAcgtcacaggtttgattccttgtgtttatgtgtgtccaATCAAAGCATCAAGCTGCGTCGTGATTGGTCGTCAACAGCAGCCAATAGCTCTGAATGTGGATCCGGGATTCAATCAGGAACATGAATCATTTAAATTCTGCTTGAGTGAAAACCTGGTTTTATAAAGTGagtctgtgtctgctgctccGTCTGACgctttctgatgatgtcacagtttcatgattttattttcactggtGTACAGAAGAAAATGCTGTTTGTATAGAATCTGTGTTCGTGTACAAACTGAAGTCAGAGGTTAAACTTTCTATACAGACGTGATGCCGTTTTCACTTTTCTGTCTTGTGAACATTGAAACTGTAGAAGAAGTTTCCCTCCCTCTGACACAAAcgctcatttgttttgtttgtgttcctctGACGACATGTAGCCGCTCGACTCCGAGCTTCTGCTGTTTCTCATCGAACATAAAGAGTCAAACTCAAGCCGTCGTTTTTATTTGGTCTCCTGAAGATGATtcaatgacctttgacctcaacttgaaataaaatctaaacaggaagtaaaactaAACAGGAATATAAACAATGTTTAGTTCTTCtatttaaaaactaaacttaaaataaagaaCCAGAGAGAACTTCTTGTTGggagtgttattattattgttaataacaacaacaataataacattgtTGGTAACACTTGAGTTTAGGGAACACACTGTTAGCCACTAATTCGTGAGTAATACGAGTATGTGTTAATGATCAATAAGATCTGCATTAAGCATCTCTACATATGTGTtaggtatttattcaacaatgTCTTATTCTTACTGAATAGGTCGTTTATTCTTGACAAACCCTTAATAAGCAGCTAGTTAGTCTTGAGGTGAAGTTGCTGATATATAATATGGATCAAAGTAGACTCCTAATACATTATGTACTAATATGTTGCTGCTCTGTCTCAACTGGTAGATTATTAAGACAGTGTGTGACGAGTCTATAGCCTCTTTATTTTGAACCATACTAAATACTAATAACTTACGATCATGGCCAACTAGTGGCCTCCTAAGGATTTACCAAGAATAAACCAGTTGTTAAGTAAAAATAAGAAAGTGTTCAATTACAAACCTTACTGAGCACTAATAGAAATCCTTATTAGTTATGTATTAATGACTAATACTGTGTTCCCTAAAGTGTTACCCATTGGTATTATTGATAATATTAGAATTGATATTGTTGTGATTATATttgatgtaaacaaacaaacagacacttgTTGACATGGAGACGCAGCAGCTTCagattctcctcctcctgttgtcaCAGTCACACTGAAGCACATCAGTCCTAAGTGGAgctgagaagaggaggatgaagaggaagaggaggaggaggacacatcAAACCCTGCAGTTCTGAATCAattattctcctcctcctcttcctcctcttcttcctcctcttcctcctcttcttcctcctcttcttcctctgtgtgaCAGTCGACCAACCTGAAGCATCAGACACataaactggacaaactgatgaatcaataatgaaaaagtGTCTGAACTCTACTGATGAAGAATGACGGTAGTCTGTTAGTTCAGTGGGTCAGAACTCAGTAAAGGTTCTGTGGTGATTTCAAACATATCGGATGTGATTCAGCTTCAGATCCACAGTCTGAGATCAGTGCTAACCGtcgtctcttctctgtctgtggaCAAACTTCAGTCAGAGACCTTCTGTCCTGACGTCTCTTTACCTCGTTGATTACCACGTGTTTCATTTCTTGGTGAGTTTGAATTCTTCACGGagcttagtttagtttagttgaTGGAAGACCCATCTGGAGAACCCTGGGACCACCCGGAACCACCCGGAGAACCCTGGAACCACAGGAGAACCCTGGAACCACAGGAGAACCCTGGGACCACAGGAGAACCCTGGAACCACAGGAGAACCCTGGAACAACAGGAGAACCCTGGAACCACAGGAGAACCCTGGGAACCTCTCCAGACTTGATGAGTTTGACATCTgttagtgggggggggggggggggggggggggggggcactcagTTGCTGTTGCGCGTGCAGCTGAAACAACAGGGACGGAAATAAGAGCCTcgtcttcaaaataaagttaaaatataaaatgtaaatctgTTCCAACATGAAGCGTTTTTAAAAGACGACTACAACGTtttgatttggtttgttttatatttattaccaATCAGATATTAGATGAATCAATGCTGTTCCCGTGACAACACGTGTTTCTCAAAGCTTCTCATGGTTCCAGGTGTTGAACCTCTGGATCTGTTCCCGAGTCGCTCAGCTTGAACTCTGAGAACTTCTGTCACACTTCATCTATTTTGAAGGGCTTGAACGGAAGTCTCTTGTTTTAGTTTGGTAAATTGTCTCTGATGTCTCGTGTCAGTCTGTGGAGCAGCGCGAGCGACTCAGCTGTTTAAACTTCAGACggtctggtcctggtcctgaTTCTAGTCCTGATCCCgatcctggtcctggtcctgatTCTagtcctgatcctgatcctgatcctggtcctggtcctggtcctgatcctgatcctggtcCTGATTCTAGTCCTGGTCCTGGTTCTGGACTAAAACCGGACCATGGAAacgtttttctcagtttttttaacaaactCTTGACTTtaatttatctttgtttttagGTCTTCAGGTTTAGTGTCTGTCCCGGTCTCTGTCCCGGTTTCTGTCCCAGTCCTCTGCGGGAACAGGAGAGCGGGTGTCGGGTCTGAAGTTCTCCGACAGACCGGACCGTCCTCGGTTCTCAGCCCGGGTTGCGGTCTCTCGTGGTCCCGGACAGAGAAGCGGCTCGTCCCGCGGAGCTGGTCCCACAGCCCGGGTTAGAACGATGAAGATCCGGGGACTGGTTCTCATCGGTCTCTGTCTGACCCTCCACACATGCCGGGCCTTCCCAAACCAGCTGCCCGCCCTAAGCGCCGCGCCGCCCGGCCTGCCCTCCCTGAGCGACCCGCTGCTGGACTATGAGGAGCCTGGAGGCGGGGGCCCGGGGGGCCCGGGGGGCTGCGACACGTGTGAGCCGGACCTGTGCCCGGAGACCCGCGGCTGCAGAGCCGGGCTGGTGCCGGACTCCTGCGGTTGCTGTCAGGAGTGCGGGAACCTGGAGGGACAAGCCTGCGACCCGGGGAACCGGAGCGTGTTTTACGGGCTGTGCGGGACCGGGCTGCGGTGTCAGGGGGAAGGAGGGGGGCGAGGGGCgggggaggatgaagatgaagatgaacaggtgtgtgtgtgtgaacatctgGAGGTTGTATGTGGATCTGATGGAAGAACATACATGAACATGTGTCAGTTCAGAGAGGAAGTGTCCTCCAGACCAGAGCTCACCACCCGAGGGACAGGCCCCTGCAAGACAGGtacctcacctgtctgtctgtgtctcacctgtctgtgtctcacctgtctgtgtctcacctgtctgtctgtgtcacatctgtctgtctgtaactaacctgtctgtctgtgtctcatctgtctgtctgtgtctcacctgtctgtctgtgtctcacctgtctgtctgtgtctcacctgtctgtctgtgtctcacctgtctgtctgtgtctcacctgtctgtgtctcacctgtctgtgtctcacctgtctgtctgtgtcacatctgtctgtctgtgtctcacctgtctgtctgtgtcacatctgtctgtctgtaacttacctgtctgtctgtgtctcatctgtctgtctgtgtctcacctgtctgtctgtgtctcacctgtctgtgtctcacctgtctgtgtctcacctgtctgtctgtgtcacatctgtctgtctgtgtctcacctgtctgtctgtgtcacatctgtctgtctgtaacttacctgtctgtctgtgtctcacctgtctgtgtctcacctgtctgtgtctcatctgtctgtctgtgtcacatatgtctgtctgtgtctcacctgtctgtctgtgtctcatctgtctgtctgtgtctcacctgtctgtctgtgtcacatctgtctgtctgtgtctcacctgtctgtctgtgtcgcatctgtctgtctgtgtctcacctgtctgtctgtgtcacatctgtctgtctgtaactaacctgtctgtctgtgtctcacctgtctgtgtctcacctgtctgtctgtgtcacatctgtctgtctgtgtctcacctgtctgtctgtgtcacatctgtctgtctgtgtctcacctgtctgtctgtgtcacatctgtctgtctgtgtctcacctgtctgtctgtgtcacatctgtctgtctgtgtcgcatctgtctgtctgtgtctcacctgtctgtctgtgtcgcatctgtctgtctgtgtctcacctgtctgtctgtgtcacatatgtctgtctgtgtctcacctgtctgtctgtgtctcatctgtctgtctgtgtcacgtctgtctgtctgtaactaacctgtctgtctgtctgtctcacctgtctgtctgtgtcacatctgtctgtctgtgtctcacctgtctgtctgtgtctcacctgtctgtctgtgtcacgtctgtctgtctgtaagtaacctgtctgtctgtgtctcacctgtctgtctgtgtcacgtctgtctgcctgtaactaacctgtctgtctgtgtctcacctgtctgtctgtgtctcacctgtctgtctgtgtcacatctgtctgtctgtgtctcacctgtctgtctgtgtcacgtctgtctgtctgtaagtaacctgtctgtctgtgtctcacctgtctgtctgtgtccagACACTGACCCAGACATTTgtcctcacatacagaacatgtcagtggttcagttcatgtctcctccatgttagcagagggACAGGGCCAAACTAAGATCAAAGTTCAATAAAAGTTTATGAAaggtgtgtgaacatgtgtcagCGTGTCCTCCCTGTCTCTCAGTTCCCGTCATTAAGGTTCCTCCTCGGAGTCAGGTGAACGGGACAGGAAGTA
Proteins encoded in this window:
- the LOC138407419 gene encoding kazal-type serine protease inhibitor domain-containing protein 1-like; amino-acid sequence: MKIRGLVLIGLCLTLHTCRAFPNQLPALSAAPPGLPSLSDPLLDYEEPGGGGPGGPGGCDTCEPDLCPETRGCRAGLVPDSCGCCQECGNLEGQACDPGNRSVFYGLCGTGLRCQGEGGGRGAGEDEDEDEQVCVCEHLEVVCGSDGRTYMNMCQFREEVSSRPELTTRGTGPCKTVPVIKVPPRSQVNGTGSRLVFLCEVFAFPMALVEWKKEGRDVVLPGDDPHISVQSRGGPLKFELSSWLQIEGAEPGDSGTYHCIAHNNLGSVSASAVLGVLGTEELSSYLANSVSEMKQLMDTTDYEQDSY